In one window of Arctopsyche grandis isolate Sample6627 chromosome 6, ASM5162203v2, whole genome shotgun sequence DNA:
- the LOC143912761 gene encoding uncharacterized protein LOC143912761: protein MKFVVAVLCLAGFVAAHEDGSWKGEGLAESQDHGQWGHGYAGGWAGQGAWGGNGGWAGYGAHEDGSWKGEGIAESQDHGQWDNGAWGHGAGNGAWGHSAGAWGHGAWAHGGAAPLGHDGRVVDTPEVAAAKAAHFAALNGAHGHGAGVYAHGAPAAAYGAGWGHGAHGAWAHGAHGAAPLAHDGRVVDTPEVAHAKAAHYAAVAAAGSHGHGAHGHHW from the exons ATGAAATTCGTA GTAGCTGTTTTGTGCCTGGCTGGCTTCGTCGCCGCTCATGAAGATGGCAGCTGGAAGGGAGAAGGCTTAGCCGAATCTCAGGACCATGGACAATGGGGACATGGATACGCCGGTGGATGGGCTGGTCAAGGAGCATGGGGAGGTAATGGAGGATGGGCAGGTTATGGTGCCCATGAAGACGGAAGCTGGAAGGGAGAAGGTATCGCCGAATCTCAAGATCATGGACAGTGGGACAATGGTGCATGGGGACATGGTGCCGGAAACGGAGCTTGGGGTCACTCTGCCGGAGCTTGGGGTCATGGTGCCTGGGCTCATGGTGGTGCCGCTCCTTTGGGACATGACGGACGTGTTGTAGACACCCCTGAAGTCGCTGCCGCTAAAGCCGCCCACTTTGCCGCCCTCAACGGTGCTCATGGACATGGTGCTGGAGTATACGCTCATGGTGCCCCCGCTGCCGCTTACGGTGCCGGTTGGGGACATGGTGCCCATGGTGCTTGGGCTCATGGTGCCCATGGTGCCGCTCCTCTCGCTCATGACGGACGTGTTGTAGACACCCCTGAAGTCGCTCACGCTAAAGCTGCCCATTACGCCGCTGTCGCCGCTGCTGGTTCCCATGGACATGGTGCTCATGGTCATCATTGGTAA
- the LOC143912760 gene encoding uncharacterized protein LOC143912760: protein MKFVIAVALLAGLASAHHDGSWRGEGLAESQDHGVHGAIYGTPYAGVYGYNSNDDGSWKGEGLLESQDHEQHGHLGGVYAGHHAGVYGVPVLAAHGYAAHGIAAHGIAAHGIAAHGIASLGIHAHGAAPLAHDGRVVDTPEVAHAKAAHFAAYNAAAHGAHGAHGIVAHGVAAHGLAAQGLAAHGLAAHGLAAHGLAAHGLAAHGLAAHALAVPVAAHGIHGVYGAHGHGAPLAHDGRVVDTPEVAHAKAAHAAAFQAVAAGAHGHHDAHHHQW, encoded by the exons ATGAAATTCGTG ATTGCCGTAGCTTTGTTGGCTGGACTTGCCTCCGCCCACCATGATGGTAGCTGGAGAGGCGAGGGTCTCGCCGAATCCCAGGACCATGGCGTCCATGGTGCTATCTACGGAACCCCCTATGCTGGAGTCTACGGATACAATTCCAACGATGACGGCAGCTGGAAGGGAGAAGGACTTCTCGAATCTCAAGATCATGAACAACACGGACATCTCGGAGGAGTATATGCTGGACATCACGCTGGAGTCTATGGTGTTCCCGTCTTAGCCGCTCACGGATATGCCGCTCACGGTATCGCTGCTCATGGAATCGCTGCTCACGGTATTGCTGCTCATGGTATTGCTTCCCTCGGAATCCACGCTCATGGTGCCGCCCCTCTTGCTCATGATGGACGTGTTGTAGACACCCCTGAAGTAGCTCACGCTAAAGCCGCCCACTTTGCCGCCTACAACGCCGCTGCCCATGGTGCTCATGGAGCTCATGGAATCGTCGCTCATGGTGTTGCTGCCCATGGACTCGCTGCCCAAGGACTCGCCGCCCATGGACTCGCCGCCCATGGACTCGCCGCCCATGGACTCGCCGCCCATGGACTCGCCGCCCATGGACTCGCTGCCCACGCCCTCGCCGTTCCAGTTGCCGCTCATGGTATCCATGGAGTCTATGGAGCCCATGGACATGGTGCTCCCCTCGCTCACGACGGACGTGTTGTAGACACCCCTGAAGTCGCTCATGCCAAGGCTGCCCATGCTGCTGCTTTCCAAGCCGTAGCTGCCGGCGCTCATGGACATCATGATGCTCATCATCATCAGTGGTAA
- the LOC143912754 gene encoding uncharacterized protein LOC143912754, with protein sequence MSSAENEEIEASTSKSHKGRNPTRDVEPIRDRSSSRIHQTRSQTQSIEILAKENKVEVIMTSIELRYSGAVQRLKGKIDKSSELDEGQYQTIKEAYDYVRKLHYEYLDNLTDIPKAAKIDEEYDAITITVKNLKAALDCQSFQDSKLKVEQATIKFARDKLPTLTIPTFQGDPSEWQSFQQAFKNIIGNKTEYSNVTKLQYLHQSLIGPALAAVSGLDISSDNYEIAWSILDKQYNLPRLNLKTRINSLCDLKLITRESHIELRNLLNQVTVCIKNIESLGYAREILDPWVTCLVLRKLPFNIVRDWEISLVSREMPPYESLETFLQNRCNVLQSTASVTTVKEFPHSRQRIMRTHVANKNPSSKVNACAFCRNNHFIGKCDKFKAKSSMERNEFVKSNNMCFKCLNSSHKITNCKSNYNCLRCKQNHHTLLHQDDTFSSNNTGRKSINAHSTHFSQREIILPTVQVDIITSNGTVVKGRTLLDSGSQVNYVTTSFAKKNNFKLEKISQKIVGIANQESSIRHITKVTIRSSTTNYSTKVLCLVLPEITGEIPTVKLDQQLISIPAGIKLSDPLWNKPTPIDLLLGAEICVHAMKAGTIQLGKGMPILKDTEFGWTIVGPYPEVNNAPGKSHIGLSQLDSHIQNFWMIDQVPMVKHQSLEEKRCEEHFQAHTSRDKNGRFCVALPYKNSPVVLGSSLHIAEKRHKTLERRFLANNNLKMEYNKVLEEYINLGHMSECEPPEAHEVHCYLPHHVVVKESSLTTKYRVVFDASAKTTSNISLNNILMVGPSVQSDLLSLLLNFRLHKYVITADIKQMYRQIQIAEKNKNVQRIIWRTDPQSKFKHYKLNTVTFGTASAPFLATRCLNQLAEENRNKYPIASKVIERDFYVDDLLTGTNTIEAGKLLKVQLETILLSAGMPLSKWTSNNSDIITDVKADDCSDFNFSNESHKTLGLFWKPREDVFVFKVQTEVETENITKRNFLSVISQIFDPLGLLSPLLINYKILMQSVWQQTIGWDEFIPQTIFKKWKDCQLSNTVMKLYKIPRLIILNNVINIQAHGFCDASEKAYGACIYVKCTDQLGNSKCHLVCSRSRVAPLSFVTIPRLELCSAMLLSKLMKSTIDQLTIHINEKYYWTDSTVALHWIRGESCKWTTFVANRVAEIQSISQPIEWYHVSSTDNPADLISRGTQPSELNHNSLWWDGPSWLKLDESRWPRRPPEITIDLPERRVVTNATLVRENNWIDKHSHLPRLLRVLSYVRRPLRNKQLNVKENNEPSALELKDALNNLIRLSQMESFPLEYRLLSKGHPIPSSSKLAKLSPLFHENLICVGSRLPLGTTLSTSPIILSNKHKLTHMIVRDAHLKYIHLGTQALLSLLRQTYWPLAGHNTVKGVVRSCVICFRNKPLSHNRLMGLLPLERTTANFPFSHVGIDFAGPFPVKSGCNKNSKIIKGYVCVFVCFSSKAVHLELVGDLTSSNFLNCLRRFVARRGRPNTIYSDNATNFVGASRELVNLVKLIYERPHEEKLLRYVASEGIRWKFNPPRAPHMGGLWEAAVKSMKIHLNKVLKATTLNFESFCTVLTQIEACMNSRPLSPLSSDPLDLLPLTPGHFLIGRSLLALPMEVKYNTNVHANLLQIQLTTAAFWKRWSAEYLHSLQLRHKWKKDSSNNLSVGQMVLLKEEHMLPTRWVLGRVTKLYPGPDGRVRVVDVFTASGEFRRSSHLVAPLPTLPQGPLDRKEDQQEGGETAASIPSTSVA encoded by the coding sequence atgtcaagtgctgaaaacgaggaaatagaagcttcgacttccaagtcgcataaaggtcgaaatccaactagggacgtagaacctattagagacaggtcaagctctagaatacatcagactcgaagtcagactcaatcgatagaaatattagcgaaggaaaataaagtagaagttataatgacgtcaatagaattaaggtattcaggcgcggtacaaagactaaaaggaaaaatagataaatcctccgaattagatgaaggacagtatcaaaccattaaagaagcatacgattatgtccgaaaactccattacgagtatttagataaccttacagacataccgaaagcggccaaaatagacgaagagtacgatgcaattacaataacagttaaaaatcttaaagcagcattagattgccaatcctttcaagatagtaaactaaaggtagagcaagcaacaattaaatttgctagagataagttaccgacgttaaccattcccacatttcagggagatccatctgaatggcaatcgtttcaacaagcttttaagaatataataggaaacaaaacggaatattcgaatgtcacgaaattgcaatatttgcatcaatccttaatcggtcccgctttggcagctgtatcaggtttagatattagctcagacaattacgaaatagcttggagtattttagacaagcaatataatttaccaagacttaatctcaaaactaggattaattcactttgtgacttaaaattaatcacaagagaatcacatatcgaattgagaaatctattgaatcaggtaacagtgtgtattaaaaacattgaatcgttgggttacgcgagagaaattttagatccatgggtaacatgtttagttctaaggaaattaccttttaatatagtaagagactgggaaatatcgctggttagcagagaaatgccaccatatgaaagtttagagacattcttgcagaatagatgtaatgtattacaatctactgcatctgtaactacggtgaaggaattccctcatagtcgtcaaagaatcatgagaactcatgtcgcgaacaaaaacccatcaagtaaggtaaacgcatgcgcattctgtcgaaataatcatttcataggcaaatgtgataaattcaaagcaaaatccagtatggaaagaaatgaattcgttaaatctaataacatgtgttttaaatgtttaaattcatcgcataagataacaaattgcaagtctaactataattgcttaaggtgcaaacaaaaccatcacactttgttgcatcaggacgatacatttagttccaataatacgggaaggaagtcaattaatgctcattctactcatttctctcaaagggagataattttaccgacggtacaagtagacattataacgtccaatggaacggtcgttaagggtcgcacattattagattccggctcacaagtcaactatgttaccacatctttcgctaagaagaataacttcaaattagagaaaatctctcaaaaaattgtaggtatcgctaatcaagaaagtagcattcgtcacatcaccaaggtgaccataaggtcttcaaccactaattactcaaccaaagtgttgtgtttggtattaccagaaattactggcgaaattccaactgtgaaactggatcaacagttaatttcaataccagcgggaatcaagttatcagatcccctttggaataaaccgacgccaatcgatttattgctcggcgccgagatttgcgttcatgctatgaaagcaggaaccatccagttaggaaaaggtatgcctatcttaaaggataccgaattcggatggacaatagttggtccatatcccgaagtaaataatgctccagggaagagccacataggcttaagtcaattagacagtcacattcaaaacttttggatgatcgaccaggttcctatggtaaaacatcaatctcttgaggagaaaagatgtgaggaacatttccaagcacacacatcacgagataaaaacggtagattttgtgtagctttaccatataaaaattccccggtagtattaggaagttcattgcacattgcggagaaaagacacaaaactttggaaagacgttttttagccaataataatttaaaaatggaatacaataaagttttagaagagtacataaatttaggacatatgtcagagtgtgaacctccggaggcacatgaggttcattgttatttacctcatcacgtcgtggttaaggagtctagccttaccactaaatatcgtgtagtttttgatgcgtccgcaaagacaacgtctaatatctcactaaataatattttgatggtgggacctagtgtccaatcagatttgttaagtttactactcaactttcgactccataaatacgtgattactgcggatattaagcagatgtaccgacagattcaaatagcagagaaaaataaaaatgtacaacgaatcatttggcgaacagatccccagagtaaattcaagcattacaagcttaatacagtaacattcggaactgcttcagccccatttttagctactagatgtctaaatcagttagcagaggagaatagaaacaaatatcccatcgctagtaaagtgatcgaacgtgatttttatgttgatgatttgctcacgggaactaatactattgaagctggtaaattattaaaggttcaactggaaaccatattattatcagccggtatgcccttaagcaaatggacatcgaacaactccgatataatcacggatgttaaagctgacgattgttcagattttaacttctctaacgaatcacacaaaactttaggtttattttggaaaccgcgggaagacgtttttgtatttaaggttcaaaccgaagtcgagactgaaaatataacaaaaagaaactttttatcagtaattagtcagatcttcgacccattaggactattatctccattgttaattaattataagatattaatgcaatctgtctggcaacaaaccattggttgggatgaattcattcctcagacaatcttcaaaaaatggaaagattgtcaattatccaatacagtcatgaaactttataaaattcctagattgataatactaaataatgtcattaatatacaggcacacggattttgtgacgcatccgagaaagcttatggtgcttgtatttatgtaaaatgtactgatcaattgggaaattccaaatgtcatcttgtgtgttctcgttcgagagtcgctccgctcagttttgtaactattccgcgtttagagctgtgctccgctatgttattatcaaagttaatgaagtcaacaatagaccaattaacaattcatattaatgaaaaatattattggacggattcaaccgtcgcattgcattggattagaggagagtcatgtaaatggaccaccttcgttgccaatcgagtggccgaaatccaatcaatatctcaacccattgagtggtaccatgtctcctctacagacaatccagcagatttaatttctcgagggactcaaccatcagaattaaatcataattcgttatggtgggacggccctagttggttgaaattagacgaatcacgatggcctcgaagacctcctgagatcacaatagatcttccagagagaagggtagtcactaacgctacccttgtgagggaaaataattggatagataaacattctcatcttccaagactccttcgagttttatcatatgttcgtcggccactaaggaataaacaattaaacgttaaagaaaataacgaaccgtccgctttagaattaaaagatgctttaaataatttgataaggttatcgcaaatggaatcatttccattggaatatcgtttgctgagcaagggacatccaattcccagtagcagtaaattagctaaattgtcccctctattccacgagaatttaatttgtgttggaagtagacttcctctgggaacaactctatcaacgtcacccattatcttgtcaaataagcataaacttacacacatgattgtccgagatgcgcacttgaaatatattcacttgggtactcaagccttactgtcgttattgcggcagacctattggccattggccggacataatactgtcaaaggagtggtgcgttcatgtgtcatttgtttcagaaataaaccactgtcacacaatagattaatgggattactcccgcttgaacgtaccactgcgaattttcctttcagtcatgtggggatagatttcgcaggaccttttcctgtgaagagtggttgcaataagaattctaagataattaagggttacgtttgtgtctttgtgtgtttttccagtaaggcagttcacttggaacttgtcggagacttaacgagttcaaatttcttaaattgtttaagaagattcgtagccagacgtggcaggcccaatacgatatattccgacaatgctactaattttgtcggtgcaagtcgtgaactcgttaatttagtaaaattaatttacgaacgtcctcatgaggagaagctactacggtatgtagcctccgaagggattcgttggaagtttaacccgccaagggcgcctcacatgggagggctgtgggaagcagcggttaaatccatgaagattcatttaaacaaggtgttaaaggccaccaccttaaatttcgaatcattttgtacggtattgactcaaatagaagcttgcatgaattcccgtcctcttagtcccttgtcttcggatccactagaccttttacccctcacacctggacatttcttaattggcagatccttactcgctcttccaatggaggttaaatataacactaatgtccatgccaatctgcttcagatacaattgaccacagcagcattttggaaacgttggtcggcggaatatttacattctttgcagttacgacacaaatggaagaaggactcgagcaacaatctgagtgtgggtcaaatggtcctgttaaaggaggaacacatgctgccaacccgatgggtcttgggtcgagtcactaaattgtatcccggaccagatggcagagttcgagtcgtcgacgtctttactgccagcggagagtttcgtcggtccagtcatctagtggcgccattgccgactctaccacaaggaccacttgacaggaaggaagatcagcaagagggaggagaaacagcagcttcaattccgtcaacttcggtagcttag
- the LOC143912762 gene encoding uncharacterized protein LOC143912762: MKFFVALCLVGFVAAYEDGSWKGEGLAESQDIGQYNARLGVYATPYGGVYGIANQDGSWKGEGLLESQDVGQYNARLGVYATPYGGVYGIANQDGSWKGEGLLESQDVGQYNAKLGVYATPYGGVVGVSNEDGSYKGEGLLESQDYGQYNARLGLAVPVAQAIYAYGGAPLGIDGRVVDTPEVAHAKAAHFAAKAAAIHY, encoded by the exons ATGAAATTCTTC GTTGCTTTGTGCCTCGTCGGCTTTGTAGCTGCCTATGAAGATGGCAGCTGGAAGGGAGAAGGTCTGGCCGAGTCCCAGGACATTGGACAGTACAACGCCAGATTGGGAGTCTACGCTACCCCATACGGAGGAGTTTATGGCATTGCCAACCAAGACGGCAGCTGGAAGGGAGAAGGTCTCCTCGAGTCCCAGGACGTTGGACAGTACAACGCCAGATTAGGAGTCTACGCTACCCCATACGGAGGAGTCTATGGCATTGCCAACCAAGACGGCAGCTGGAAGGGTGAAGGTCTCCTCGAGTCCCAGGACGTTGGACAGTACAACGCTAAATTGGGAGTCTACGCTACCCCATACGGAGGAGTCGTAGGTGTTTCCAACGAAGACGGAAGCTATAAGGGAGAAGGTCTCCTCGAATCCCAAGACTATGGACAATACAACGCTCGTCTCGGCTTAGCTGTCCCCGTTGCCCAAGCCATCTACGCTTATGGTGGTGCTCCTTTGGGAATTGACGGACGTGTTGTCGACACCCCTGAGGTAGCTCATGCCAAGGCTGCCCACTTTGCCGCCAAGGCCGCCGCCATCCACtattaa